CCACGGTCGTCTGCACGACCGCGTAGACGACATCGGGTTCGAACAGGCGGATGAGATTCGACACGAAACCTGAATCGGCCGTTTCGCAGAAAGGTTGCCGGAAAACGACTGCGACATCGGGAATGACGGATCGCCGCGGACCGGACTCGACCCTTCTGCCCGGCGCGGTGGCGCTTTTTCCGTCCCCGCGGGTCCAACAGCCATGAGACCCGCGCCGTACGCAATTCCGGCGGGTCGGGAGGATGCCATGAGCCGAACAACCTTGTGCCTGATCGCCCTTTGCACGGTCGCCCTGGCCGCGTCGCCCGCCGCGGCGCAGAAGAAGGCCGCGCCCCGCGCGCCGGCCGCCGAGTCCGAGCCGTGCACCTGCCCGGACGCCGCGCCCGCGGCCCCGATTCGCGAGGGTGGGCTCGCGGAGTGCACCGACGGCGTCGACAACGACCGGGACGGGCACCTCGACTGCACGGACCAGGACTGCGAGATCTACGCCGCCTGCATGCGCCCGACCGTCGCCGCGGAGCCCCCGCTCCCGCCGCCCATGGAGGGGAAGAGCTACAGCAACATGCGCGAGCTGAAACGGGATCTGCACGCCGGCGCGATCTCGGGGCGCGCCTTCTACCATTGGCAGATGACGATCCGTGCCTGGCGGGAGGCCGAGTTCGATCTCGCCAAGGCCGAGTACCGTGCCGGCCGGATCACCCAAGCCGAGTACCGGGCCCGCATCGCCGCGATCCGCTTGAAGTACGAGGGCTGACCCCCCTCCGGGCCTCCCCCCTGGCCTCGCTCCCCCGAGAGGTGTACTTTTTCTGTCCCATCGTCGTGCCCCGAGACACTAGAGGGAGGTGGGATTCGCGATGAAAAAGCTGCCGACCGACCGCGGAGCCGAGACCGGTCACCAGGCCGACCTCTCCCTGGCGCGGGAGGCGGCGGCCGGCGACGAGAAGGCGCGGCGGCAGCTCGTCGAGCGGCTCATGGATCGGGTGCGCAACACTGTCTACTACATGGCCGCCGGCCACGCGGACACCGAGGATCTCGCGCAGCTCACGTTCATCCAGCTGCTGAAGTCCATCGGCTCGTTCCGCGGGCAGAGCTCGCTGCAGTCCTGGGCCGCGCGGATCACGGCGCGGACCGTGATGCGCGAGATCCGCAAGACGCGCACCTACCAGAGCCGCTTCGTAGACGCCGCGGTCGTCGAGACCGAGATCGAGTCGGACCGGCGCGTCGACAACGAGGCGGACGAGCAGCGCGTCTCGGCGCGGATCGCGGTCGCGCTCGCGGAGCTGAAGCCCAAGTACAGGCAGACGCTCGTGCTCCGCCTCGTCGAAGAGTACGACCTCAAGGAGATCGCGGAGCTGATGGACACGAACGTCTACACGGTCCGGTATAGGCTCCGCG
Above is a genomic segment from Pseudomonadota bacterium containing:
- a CDS encoding sigma-70 family RNA polymerase sigma factor, translating into MKKLPTDRGAETGHQADLSLAREAAAGDEKARRQLVERLMDRVRNTVYYMAAGHADTEDLAQLTFIQLLKSIGSFRGQSSLQSWAARITARTVMREIRKTRTYQSRFVDAAVVETEIESDRRVDNEADEQRVSARIAVALAELKPKYRQTLVLRLVEEYDLKEIAELMDTNVYTVRYRLRVGRKKLGRLVRRDPLLAEKFEGVRR